In Aegilops tauschii subsp. strangulata cultivar AL8/78 chromosome 3, Aet v6.0, whole genome shotgun sequence, one genomic interval encodes:
- the LOC109734803 gene encoding polypyrimidine tract-binding protein homolog 3 isoform X2, producing MAEPSRVIHIRNVGHEISETDLLQVVQPFGAVAKLVMLRTKNQALVQMEDLSASISAIQYYTTIQPSVRGRNVYLQYSSHQELTTDQSSHGRNPDQDEPNRILLVTVHHMLYPMTVEVLHQVFSPYGFVEKIVTFQKTAGFQALIQFQSRQSAIQAAGALHGRNIYDGCCQLDIQYSNLSELQVHYNNDRSRDFTNPSLPTEQRPRSSQLGYNDPSLFGFQQPGAAYGQAAVIAAAFGGTLPPGVTGTNDRCTLIVSNLNSDKIDADKLFNLFSIYGNIVRIKVLRNKPDHALVQMADGLQAELAIHYLKGAMLLGQKLEVNFSKYPSITPAPDAHDYSTSNLNRFNSNVAKNYRHCCAPTKIIHISALSPEISEDAILEHLGEHGTIVKSKLFEASGKTQALVQFESEEEATEALVCKHASKLEGSTIRISFSQMQNI from the exons ATGGCCGAGCCCTCCAGGGTGATCCACATCCGGAACGTCGGGCATGAGATCTCCGAG ACTGACCTGCTCCAGGTGGTGCAGCCGTTTGGCGCGGTCGCCAAGCTCGTCATGCTGCGGACCAAGAACCAG GCCCTTGTCCAGATGGAGGACCTGTCTGCTTCAATTAGCGCCATCCAATACTACACTACGATTCAACCTAGCGTGAG GGGAAGAAACGTATACTTGCAGTACTCATCTCACCAGGAACTGACTACTGATCAGAGCTCTCATGGACGGAATCCTGATCAG GATGAACCCAACCGAATTCTCTTAGTTACCGTTCATCATATGCTCTATCCTATGACCGTCGAGGTGCTTCATCAAGTGTTTTCTCCTTATGGATTTGTGGAGAAGATTGTCACATTTCAAAAGACTGCTG GTTTTCAAGCCCTTATACAGTTTCAGTCACGCCAGAGTGCAATACAAGCAGCTGGTGCTTTGCAT GGACGGAACATTTATGATGGTTGCTGCCAGTTAGATATTCAGTACTCAAA TCTCAGCGAGTTGCAAGTTCACTACAACAATGATAGATCTAG AGATTTCACAAATCCATCTTTGCCCACAGAGCAACGTCCAAGATCCTCTCAG CTTGGTTATAATGATCCTAGCCTTTTTGGTTTCCAACAGCCTGGAG CTGCATATGGACAG GCTGCAGTGATTGCTGCTGCATTTGGTGGAACATTGCCTCCTGGAGTGACTGGTACCAATGATCGCTGCACACTTATAGTTAGCAACTTGAACAGTGAT AAAATCGATGCGGATAAGCTCTTCAATCTATTTTCTATTTATGGAAATATAGTGAGAATCAAGGTACTCCGCAACAAACCAGACCATGCCCTTGTCCAGATGGCTGATGGGCTTCAGGCCGAGCTTGCTATACACTATTTAAAG GGAGCAATGTTACTTGGACAGAAACTGGAAGTGAACTTCTCTAAGTACCCGAGTATTACCCCCGCTCCTGATGCACATGACTACTCAACCTCCAATCTTAACCGGTTCAACAGTAATGTGGCGAAGAACTACCGCCATTGCTGTGCTCCGACCAAGATCATCCACATCTCAGCGCTTTCACCAGAGATATCTGAGGATGCGATCCTTGAACACCTAGGTGAGCATGGCACCATCGTCAAGTCCAAGCTGTTTGAGGCGAGTGGCAAGACGCAGGCTCTCGTGCAGTTTGAGAGCGAGGAAGAGGCGACCGAAGCGCTGGTCTGTAAGCATGCGAGCAAGCTCGAGGGATCCACAATTAGGATTTCTTTCTCCCAGATGCAGAATATATAG
- the LOC109734803 gene encoding polypyrimidine tract-binding protein homolog 3 isoform X1 encodes MAEPSRVIHIRNVGHEISETDLLQVVQPFGAVAKLVMLRTKNQALVQMEDLSASISAIQYYTTIQPSVRGRNVYLQYSSHQELTTDQSSHGRNPDQDEPNRILLVTVHHMLYPMTVEVLHQVFSPYGFVEKIVTFQKTAGFQALIQFQSRQSAIQAAGALHGRNIYDGCCQLDIQYSNLSELQVHYNNDRSRDFTNPSLPTEQRPRSSQLGYNDPSLFGFQQPGGKTLQFSFTFFIIHSCHLIKSILTSFLQSSFRATAAYGQAAVIAAAFGGTLPPGVTGTNDRCTLIVSNLNSDKIDADKLFNLFSIYGNIVRIKVLRNKPDHALVQMADGLQAELAIHYLKGAMLLGQKLEVNFSKYPSITPAPDAHDYSTSNLNRFNSNVAKNYRHCCAPTKIIHISALSPEISEDAILEHLGEHGTIVKSKLFEASGKTQALVQFESEEEATEALVCKHASKLEGSTIRISFSQMQNI; translated from the exons ATGGCCGAGCCCTCCAGGGTGATCCACATCCGGAACGTCGGGCATGAGATCTCCGAG ACTGACCTGCTCCAGGTGGTGCAGCCGTTTGGCGCGGTCGCCAAGCTCGTCATGCTGCGGACCAAGAACCAG GCCCTTGTCCAGATGGAGGACCTGTCTGCTTCAATTAGCGCCATCCAATACTACACTACGATTCAACCTAGCGTGAG GGGAAGAAACGTATACTTGCAGTACTCATCTCACCAGGAACTGACTACTGATCAGAGCTCTCATGGACGGAATCCTGATCAG GATGAACCCAACCGAATTCTCTTAGTTACCGTTCATCATATGCTCTATCCTATGACCGTCGAGGTGCTTCATCAAGTGTTTTCTCCTTATGGATTTGTGGAGAAGATTGTCACATTTCAAAAGACTGCTG GTTTTCAAGCCCTTATACAGTTTCAGTCACGCCAGAGTGCAATACAAGCAGCTGGTGCTTTGCAT GGACGGAACATTTATGATGGTTGCTGCCAGTTAGATATTCAGTACTCAAA TCTCAGCGAGTTGCAAGTTCACTACAACAATGATAGATCTAG AGATTTCACAAATCCATCTTTGCCCACAGAGCAACGTCCAAGATCCTCTCAG CTTGGTTATAATGATCCTAGCCTTTTTGGTTTCCAACAGCCTGGAGGTAAGACATTGCAATTTTCCTTCACATTTTTCATCATTCACTCTTGTCATCTTATTAAAAGTATATTAACTTCTTTCCTTCAATCTTCTTTCCGGGCTACAGCTGCATATGGACAG GCTGCAGTGATTGCTGCTGCATTTGGTGGAACATTGCCTCCTGGAGTGACTGGTACCAATGATCGCTGCACACTTATAGTTAGCAACTTGAACAGTGAT AAAATCGATGCGGATAAGCTCTTCAATCTATTTTCTATTTATGGAAATATAGTGAGAATCAAGGTACTCCGCAACAAACCAGACCATGCCCTTGTCCAGATGGCTGATGGGCTTCAGGCCGAGCTTGCTATACACTATTTAAAG GGAGCAATGTTACTTGGACAGAAACTGGAAGTGAACTTCTCTAAGTACCCGAGTATTACCCCCGCTCCTGATGCACATGACTACTCAACCTCCAATCTTAACCGGTTCAACAGTAATGTGGCGAAGAACTACCGCCATTGCTGTGCTCCGACCAAGATCATCCACATCTCAGCGCTTTCACCAGAGATATCTGAGGATGCGATCCTTGAACACCTAGGTGAGCATGGCACCATCGTCAAGTCCAAGCTGTTTGAGGCGAGTGGCAAGACGCAGGCTCTCGTGCAGTTTGAGAGCGAGGAAGAGGCGACCGAAGCGCTGGTCTGTAAGCATGCGAGCAAGCTCGAGGGATCCACAATTAGGATTTCTTTCTCCCAGATGCAGAATATATAG